AAGAGAGTTGATGCTTTTAAGTGTTTTTACGGATAAACTTTCTCTTGGAAGAGAGGATATTACATAGATTTATTCTTTAATTCTTTTCTTACGTGACTGTGTTTTATTCCATACGTAAAATAGATAACAAAACCTACCACCATCCAACCTATCAAACGAAACCACGTATCTTTAGGCAATGAAGCCATTTGCGCCAAACATACAACAGCGCCCAAAATAGGAACAAAAGGCACCCAGGGAGTACGGAATTTACGAGGTGCGTCCGGTTCGGTTTTACGAAGAATAATTAAACCGATGCTTACAATGACAAACGCCAACAATGTGCCGATAGAAACCAATTCTCCCAACAATCCGATAGGGAAAAGTCCGGCAAAAATAGCGGCAAAAATCCCTGTAACAATACTGGTAATATAAGGCGTTTTAAATTTCGGGTGTGTTTTAGCAAAACTTTTCCACAGCAAACCATCGCTTGCCATAGTGTAAAAAATACGGCTCTGCCCCAACAAAAGCACCATTACCACCGAGCTTAAACCAGCAATAGCTCCTATTTTTATAATCGGACGGAGCCAATACAATCCTGCTCCGGCTTTATCAATGGCTAACGCAATAGGAGCCGGCACATTTAATTCGGTGTAATTTACAATTCCCGTGAGTACTAAACTTACCGCCACATAAAGTATAGTACACACAATCAACGAAGCCAAAATTCCTATCGGTAAATCGCGCTTGGGATTAATTGCCTCTTGTGCAGTTGTACTCACCGCATCGAATCCAATGTATGCAAAAAATACCACAGCCGCACCGGTAAGTACGCCGCTCCATCCAAAATGCCCGAAAGTTCCGGTGTTGGCAGGAACAAATGGTGTCCAGTTATCAGCATTAATATAGGCAATTCCAAAACCGATAAACAACAGAATAACAGCAACCTTTATAATTACGATAATATTATTGAATTTAGCGCTTTCCTTGATTCCAATTACTAAAAGCGTAGTCATCATAGCAACAACAAATACGGCAGGAAAATTAATAATGGCTCCGGTATGAATCCATTGTCCGTGTTCAAATTTAAAAGGACTGTCGCACATATATGCGGGCAAATGAATTCCCAAATCCGCCAAAAAACTTGTTACATAACCCGACCATCCTACAGCAACAGTAGCAGAACCAAAAAGATATTCCAAAATCAAATCCCAACCGATAATCCATGCAATAAATTCGCCCATTGTTGCATATCCATACGTATATGCGCTGCCTGAAACAGGAATCATTGAAGCAAACTCCGCATAACAAAGCCCTGCCAGCAAACAACCCAATGCTGATACAATAAACGAAATGGAAATCGCAGGACCTGCATGATTGGCTGCGGCTGTTCCTGTTAACACAAAAATTCCGGCTCCAATAATACAACCTATTCCCAATAAAGTAATATTGAGCGCATTCAAATGTCGTCTTAATTGATTTACTCCCTCTTCGGCTTGTCTGTTGATTTGTTCTAAACTTTTACGAATAAATAATTCTGCCATAGTTACTTTTGATTAAAGTTATAAGTAATTTTCAAAAATAAGTTATTAATTTTCATAAAATAAGCTACAAAAATAACATTTTTTGCTTAATTGACGTGTTTTTATAAAAAAAGAGTATCGATTTTTTTCGATACTCTTTCTTATTTTCTACAAATAATAACTTAACCCGCTATTTTTTGTTTCTTTTTTGATAATTCTTTCTTTTTAGGCAGTGTAACCGTGCTTTTTTCAATATAAGCCAACACATCGCCCTTACGTACTATATCTCCTTGTTTTTTCTCAATTCCCACCAAGCGTCCATTACAAAAGCTTACCACATCTTCCCATCCGTAGTTTGTTTGAATAACGCATACAGTGTCAAATTCACTCAAATATTTTCCGAAAGGAGGTGCTACCGATTTTTCATTAAAATCAAGTTCCCAAAGCACACGTCCTGAATAAGGAGCAATAATTGGTTCGGCGTTTGGATGTTTCAACGCACGAATATCAATTTTTTTGATGTCTGCCGTTTTTTCATATTTGGCTTTAATGGCAGTTTCCAATTCTTTTTCGAAACGTTGTTTTGCTTCGCCCGATTTGTAATCGCGATATTGTTTTTCGTGCATAGCAAATTCAAAAAGTTCTTCATCGTTTTCTCCTCTTTCCCAACCTTTTTCTTCCATTTCCTTAATGTATTTAGGAAGTTCATCGGGATAATTGTCTTGCGGATTGCCTGTAAAAAATTCAAAACCGTTCTTTTTAGCCAAATCAACAATTTCCTGATCTAATTTTCCCGGCAATTTTCCTGCTTTTCCAAGAATCATATCCCAAGAGTTTTTATCAATCATTGTCCAGCGTCCTTGTCCTTTTTCAATGGAAAACACATTCATCAATGCAATATTTTTCACATATTGACTGAAAGGTGTTACCAATGGCGGATTTCCAAGTTTAGGCCAAATATATTTTACTTCATCAAACAGTTTTACGAGTAATTCATCTTCATTCAGTTCGTTTTTGCCTTGATTTTTACGAGCCGAATTAATTGCTTGGTGTACTCCTTTTAAGTCCGCCATCAACGAGCCCATCATGCCTCCGGGAAGTCCGCAACCAACTAATAACGAGGTCATTGTTCTATTGCGTTCATCAATAAAATATCCCAAAAAGTCATCGACAAAACTTTGTGTCAAACTACGGGCTTCCATATATGCATTCATATTGATTTCAGGCACTTTGAAACCTGCATCTTTCAACATTTGCTGTATGGTAATAACATCGGGATGAACCATTCCCCAAGAAAGAGGTTCCATTGCCACGTCCAAATAATCTACTCCGGCTTTTGCAACCTCAAGCATAGATGCAACAGAAAAACCCGGTCCGGAATGTCCGTGATATTGAATAGGGATTTCAGGATGTTTGTCTTTAATTGCTTTCACAATTTTTCCCAACATTTCAGGTCGTCCTATTCCTGCCATATCTTTCAAACAAATTTCATCAGCGCCGGCAGCAATTAATTCTTCGGACATATTAATATAATAATCTACATTGTGTACTTCAGATACAGTTATACACATAGCAGCTTGCGCAATCATTCCGGCTTCCTTAGCATATTTTATCGAATCGGAAATATTTCTTACATCGTTCAGTCCGTCAAAAATGCGTGTAATGTCCACACCTTGCGCTTTTTTAACTTTATACATCAAGCGGCGGACATCAGCAGGAACAGGATTCATACGCAAACCGTTCAATCCGCGGTCAAGCATATGCGTTTGAATTCCAACTTCGTTAAACGGTTTTGTAAACGTACGTACAGATGGATTAGGATTTTCGCCGTACAACAAATTTACTTGTTCTGAAGCGCCTCCATTAGTTTCTACACGAGCAAAGCATCCCATATCAATAATGACGGGAGCAATTTTTTCAAGCTGATCAATACGCGGCACATATTTGCCCATAGACTGCCACATATCACGATAGACCAAGCTAAATTTAATTTCTTTCATAAAAAGAAAAATAATTACTTAATAAGGTATAAGTTATAAATTGATAGTTATCATTTTTTCAGCTGATAAATCCTTAAAAATCTTTATAAAAGGTATTCATCTGCTGATTTTCGGTGCAAAGTTCGGAAGTTTTTTTGAATCGACAAAAATTAATTAAAGAAATTTTTCTTTAATTAATTTTGACACAAAGGAAACCAAATAACAATCTGTAAGTAATAGAAATAACTATATAATCAAATGAAATATTTTTAATCAAAAACCGATATTTCCCAAATAAAATAAAACAAAAACCCCTAAATAATTTTTAATGGTTATAAATAACAAAGCTCCTACAATTAATAATAAATTGAATAAATTTGTCAAAAAAATTCATTTTTATCAATATAATGAATCCATGATATCTCTCACAATAATTTAACATATACCGAACAAAGAAACCCGGTAAACGTTCTAACTTTAAGATAAATACAAATACAAAAAATATGAAATCATTCTCAGAAAAATTCATAGTAAAGCCGGGAGATAAAGTCAATCTCAAAGAATTGGATACAGCTTATTCCGGAGGAATAAAAAAGAAAGAAGGCGTAAAAGATTTGTTGAAAAATGTAGAAGAACTGGCTTCATTTCAGGAATTATTTTGGGCTGACAATAGCTATTCTTTATTAATTGTACTGCAAGCTCCGGATGCTGCAGGAAAAGACGGAGCTATTCGCCACGTAATGTCAGGGTTAAATCCGCAAAGCTGTCGCGTGTATAGTTACAAAACTCCGTCACGCGAAGAATTAGACCACGATTATCTTTGGAGACACTACAAGGATTTACCTGAGCGGGGAATGATTGGCATTTTTAACCGTTCACATTATGAAAATGTATTGGCAACGAAAGTAAATCCACAATTTATTTTGAATGAAAATATACCCGGAATTAATGATATAAAAGATATTCACAAGAAATTTTGGAGTCAGCGTTACGAACAAATCAATAATTTTGAGAAATATTTGTATCAAAACGGCACACACGTGATAAAATTCTTCTTACACCTCTCAAAAGAAGAACAAAAAGCAAGACTTTTAGCTCGATTGGAGGAAAAAGATAAAAATTGGAAATTTAGTTCCGATGATTTGAAAGCGCGTGCTCAATGGGATGAATATCAAAAAGCGTATGAAGACATGCTGGAAGAAACTTCTACTGATTATGCTCCTTGGTTTGTTATTCCGGCTGATAAGAAATTTTTTGCGCGTGTAGCTATTGGAAAAATTATTGTAGAAAAAATGAAAAGTTTGGATTTGCATTATCCTTCAGGCGAAACCAAAGAGCAACTTGCACAAGCGCTGGAAACTTTAATGAGCGAAAAATAGATTTTCAGAGTCAAAGAGTCAAAGAATCAAGGGTCAAGACAAATATTAAATCCTGTCTATATCTAACAGTCTTGGCTCTTGATTCTAAATACCGTCTTACTCAAACATATTTCTGAAATGGGAGAAGAAATTCTTTGAAGCCGATTGATTTGGTTTCACATTATTGGAGTCTGCCAATTTCTCCATCAATTGTTTTTCTTCCTTATTTAAGTTTTCGGGAATATATACACCAACATTTACAAGCAGATCGCCTGTACCGTAACGGTTTACACTCGGAAGCCCTTTTCCTCTTAAGCGCAATACTTTCCCCGGTTGAGTTCCGGCAGCAATATTTACTTTTACTTTCCCATCCACTGTAGGAACTTCTACCGAACCGCCGAGCGTAGCTACAGGAACCGACACTAAAAGATTATAAATTAAATCATTCTCATCTCTAATAAGTTCCGGATGTTTTTCTTCTTCAATAACTATCAATAAATCTCCGTTGATTCCTCCTCTGGGAACCGCGTTTCCTTTTCCGCTCATAGAAAGTTGCATTCCTTCCATTACTCCCGCAGGAATATTGATTGAAATTACTTCTTCCTCACGTACAACGCCTTCACCGTTACAATGCGTACATTTATTTTTAATAATTTTTCCTTCTCCGTGGCATGTAGGACATTCCGTAGTAGTTTGCATTTGCCCTAGAATAGTTTGCTGAACACGCGTTACACGTCCGCTTCCGTGACACGTACTGCAAGTTTCAGAGCCGGAATTTCCTTCCGCTCCGGTTCCGTGACAATGAGAACAAGCAACAGCTTTTCTTACTTTGATTTTTTTCTCTACTCCTGTGGCAATTTCAGCTAAATTCAATTTTACCTTTACACGTAAATCAGATCCGCGACGTATGCGCTGACCTCCACGAGATTGACTTCCGCCAAAACCTCCAAATCCTCCGAAACCGCCAAAATGTCCGCCAAAAATATCGCCAAAAGCGGAGAAAATATCTTCCATCGTCATTCCGGCGCCACCAAAACCACCTCCGGCAGCTCCACCTACACCGGCGTGTCCAAATTGGTCGTAACGCTGACGTTTCTGCGGATCGCTTAATATCTCATACGCTTCGGCTGCTTCTTTGAATTTTTCTTCAGCTTGTTTATCGCCGGGATTTTTATCCGGATGGAATTGAATAGCTTTTTTACGGTACGCTTTTTTTATTTCATCCGCACTTGCCGTTTTCGATACCTCTAATATCTCGTAATAATCTCTCTTTGTCATACTTTTTGAGTTTGAAGTTTGAAGTCTGAAGTTTGAAGTTTTCTCGACTACAAACTATAAACTATTAACTAAGGTTATTCTCCTACTACTACTTTTGGGAAGCGGATAACTTTATCGTTTAATGTGTAACCTTTTGAAACCGTATCGATGATTTTTCCTCTTTTTTCTTCATCATCCACAGGAAAAGTGGTTACCGCCTCGTGAATATCTACATTGAAAGGTTCATTTTCGGTGGGAATTTCTTTTACGCCATTTGCCTGCAAAAAAGCAATAAATTTGTTGTAAATTAATTTTTCGCCTTCCTTTATAGCGTCTATGTCTTCCGTATTCTCCATTGCTTTCATTGCACGCTCAAAATCATCCACCAACGGAAGGAGATTCACCAGAACTCTTTCACTTGCCGAACTTATCAAATCTGCCTTTTCTTTCAGGGTACGTTTGCGGTAATTATCAAATTCTGCCATCAGACGAAGGTTTTTATCTGCCAAATCGGCGCATTTTTCCTTTAAATTTTCGAGATTTTCCACTTCGTTTTCAGCTTTTTGTTCCGTTGTTTCCTGTGGTGTTTCTTCAACAGAAGCTTCATTTGTTAATTCTACTTCCTCGTTATGATGTTTTTCTTTTTTCATATTCTGATTTTTTATTATTCATAAATTTCAACTGCAAATTTACAACAATAAATCTGCCAAAACGTTCTAATCTCTCTTTTTTAAAAGATTTAGGACATTTTGGCAGGGAAATTATTTATATTATTAAAGACGCAATAAATTGCTATTGTATAATCAACTTTCTAGTTTGTTTTTAACCATTTAATAAATTCTTTCGGATCTTCTGTAAATGGAAAGTAATAATTGTTTAGAGGTTGTCCGTCAGCTTTCAGCATCACGTAAAAAGGTTGCGCGTTTGCGCCAAATTTATGTCGCTGAAAATAGCTCCATTTGTCTCCTACCGTATTGATTTTGGTTGTACGTCCGTTTTCTTGTACTTCATAAGGTTCTAAAAGAGACTTTTTTTCATCTACAAATAATGAAATCAACACAAAATCATTGTTGAGCAAATTTCTCACATTATCATCCGTCCAAACCGATGCTTCCATTTTTCGGCAATTAACACATCCGTGACCGGTAAAATCTATAACAACAGGTTTATTCACTGAAGCGGCATAAGCCATTCCCAAATCGTAATCGGTAAATTTAGGATGAACATCATTTTGATATAAATTAAAATCTTGCGTACGCGTAGGAGGAGCAAATGCGCTTACCGATTTAAGAGGCGCTCCCCAAAGTCCTGGAACCATATACACCGCAAACGAAAGTGAAATAATCGCCAAAATCACACCTGAAACAGATGTATGTTTGATTTCATCATCATGAGGAAAACGGATTTTTCCCAGCAAATAAACTCCAAGCAATGCAAAAATTACAATCCACAAAGCAAGGAATACTTCACGGTCCAATATTCTCCATCCGTAAGCTAAATCTGCCACAGAAAGGAATTTGAGGGCAAAAGCAAGTTCTAAAAACGCCAATACTACTTTTACTTTATTCAACCATCCTCCTGATTTGGGTAATGATTTTAAAAGCGAAGGGAAAAACGCAAAAAAGGCAAACGGAATTGCCAATGCAAGCGAAAATCCTAACATTGCTAAAACAGGTCCGGCGGTTAATCCTTTCGTGGTTACATCTACCAAAACCAAACCAATGATAGGACCTGTGCAAGAAAATGAAACAATTACAAGCGTAAATGCCATAAATAAAATACTTAAAATTCCACTGGTGGATTCCGCTTTTGCGTCCATTTTTGTTGACCACGAAGCTGGTAAAGTAATTTCAAACGCTCCGAAAAACGAAATGGCAAATACTACCAGCAAGAGAAAAATAAATATATTAAATACGGCATTGGTCGAGAGACTATTTAATGCGCTTGCTCCAAATATTAAGGTGATTAACGTTCCCAATACTACAAAAATAAAAACAATGGAAAGTCCGTATAAAACAGCGTCGCGACGTCCGCGTTTTTTGTCTTGTGAGCGTTTCAAGAAAAAACTAATCGTCATAGGAATAATGGGCCAAATGCAAGGCATTACCAAAGCCAGCAAACCTCCTAAAAATCCGGTCAAAAAAATCCACCAGAGCGAATTATGTTCTTCGCCTCCGCCAAAAGGTTTTAATTTTTCAGTGAGCGGAGCCCATAAATCCTTATTTGAAACAACCAGCGCAGGTTGAACTGTTTTTGTATCTGTCGAATCTAAATTTTCAGTTGCAAGGGTTTGAACCGGAATCGTTTCGGTTGTCTTTTGGAGAGTTTCTTTTTCTGTGGACTTTGCTATAGATGATTTTACTCCTTGTGTCCCAAAGTTAAACTCACGCGTTGTTGGAGCCAAACAAGTTTCATCGTTACAAAGCATATAACGCACATTTCCTTTCACGTAAACTGCATTAGCATCGGTAAATGAAATTTTCTGTACAAAAACAGCTTCGTTCACATACCAATTTAAATCCATATCAAAATTGGGGTCGTGTGACTGAATTAGGTTGGATTTGGCTTGAATTTCACCTACTTTTTTGGCATTTTCTATGTTTTCAAACGTGATAGTTGTAGGAACAGGACCATCTTTAGGAAGATTTAATCCGTATAAATGCCAACCATTATCGATTTTTGCTTTGATAATAACATCTGCCGTAGTTGCACTTGTATTTTTTTTCTCAAATGTCCATTTTACAGGATCTATGATTTGAGCAAAACTGTTCAAAAAAATAAAAAAAGTAAATAAAAACAATAATCTCAGCTTCATAACAAGTTTTGTTGGTTTTTTCGTTTTATTTTCTGTGAATTAGAATAATAATTTTACAAAAATAGTGATACTATTCTAATACAACAAACTCATAGAAATATTATCGGTTTGTTTATATTTTTTTCACAATTAGCGTGTCAGCATAAATTTGAAACTGATTCCAAAATTAGTGGACGAAACAGGGAATGTGCTTGAAATGAGCGGAACAGTACTTTGACGATCGAAGTATAATTGCAAATTCACTTTTGAGCTAAACACATAATCCGCCATACATTTTATCGAAATCAATTTATTTCCGCTGGACGCTTGAGTAATATTTTCGCTTACTTTCCTGAGCAGCGTTTTCACATCTTTGTAAGATACATCGGCATTCAATTTCAAATCGTTTTTAACCGAAGATTTTCTACTTCCGGAACGCAAGAAAAGTTTAAAATCATTTACGATATATCCAACTCCCACCACAAATTCATCGGCGTCTGCTTCTATTAACTGTGTACTTGTCAGATTTAATGATAAATTACGCTGTTTTCGATATTCGACTTTGGTAGTAATATTATTTTTCATAGCTATATTTACTCCCAAGAGCGGCGAGAAACTTTCCGACATTGAAACGGAAGAAATATCATAAGCCATAGCAGGAATAGGCATATCGCTTTGCACATCGCGAATAAAACCAAATTGACTGTTGCTGTCGTCATTCAGCGGAACCCACGTTGAAAACGAAGTGTAATTTCCTATTGTATAACGGTTTGTGTACGCGTGCGTTAAACTCACCGAACGGAATTTATCTCTGAAAAACTCAAGATTGGATAACCCGTTATAATTAATATTCCAATTAGGCAGCATTTGTAACAACGACAAAAATGGATTGGTTGTTACTGTCAACGGATCTCTTCCTGTATATGCCGATAAAAATGCAGGGATTAATACTTCCGGAGAATTTTCATTGAAAGCTCCATTTGTTTCATCATAAGTAGTTCCTGCATAACTATGTCCGCTTTCTCCCTGGGCAAAAAATCCGGTGGTAGGATAATGCCTATCCTTCATTTGATTTTGCAGACGTGATAAAATTATTTTTCTGTTTTCCAGAAACTTATTAAATGTACGGGAATAATAATTTTCGTCTGCCGTACCGATTTTATCAAATGCCGTCGCAATAGCTATTTGCGTAATATTAAAGTTTCCGTTAAATGTAGTTGGCATACCTTCATACATATATTGAATCACTTTATTATCAGCCGTTTGACGTTGAGCTGTTAAATCTATTTTTAGTCCCGGAACAGGTTCTATTGAAACACGAATATTTAAATCGGATGTTTTTGCTTCGTTGGCGGGATTTACTACATCGGTTCCCATATAAACCCAATCCTTGTCAATGAATTGTTGTAAAGTATTGTCATCGTGCCAGCCAAATGCAAATAATAATCCCGGTGAGAACAATCCGTTCACTTTTTGTTGTCCTAACAACCCCGGTTGATTCAAAAATCCCGGAACGACTAAACTACTTGTACCTCGATAAGTAACTGATACGCGACGTAAGCCCATTAAAAAACGAGTGGTAAAATCCGTAATTGATTGTCCTGCGTTTCTCTCGTTTGGATCTCTACTTGTCATATTGATAGAAACGCCTTCAATATTTGCTGTCGGAGTAATTTCAATACTTCTGTCGTCTTTCACCTTATAAGGTACCGCCACAGTATTTCCGTTTTTATCTTTTGCCGTTATACTGAATTTTCTACTTCCCAACTGATGATTAATGGTGATTGTTTTATTTTGCTCAAAATTAACCGTTTGAGAATATTTTTTAGGAGTGAAATTTCTTTTAGGTTGTGATGCCGATTGAGCTCTGCTATTTACATCCTTCAAGTATTTCACTTTATTATAAAAAGTTTCAAAATTAAGGTTTCCGTCAAACGACCAATTTCCCATAGATGAAGCAATATTGCCTACATCAGGCATATTATCCAATACAGCGCTTCTGTTCCAACTGTATGTGGAATTGTAAGTGGCGTTCGCCGTAATCCAATCCAAAAGCGGCAATTTATTTATGGGAACTTCGTAGGAGGCATTAAACACTTGTTGATAAGTGTAAGGCGTTCCCATTTTTTTAATACTTTCCCAAACCTTGTTTTTCCAAGTAGTATAATATTCTTCTCCTATTTCGGGTGTATAATAAGATTCTTCAATATTGGCATTCATCACTGTTGTTAAGCCAAACCGTAATCCGCGTGTAAGATTCCACTGAATATCAAATTGACGATTCCACGTAAAATCTTTACTAAATGAAAGCCCGATGGTGTCTAAACCTTCTGATGGAGAAGAAGCAACGCCATCCAAAGTAAAATTACGCAGTTTTGTTTTTGTAAACGCCCTGTTTAAATTAGTGCTGTAACTCAACGATGTAGGAAGGAAATAAACATTAAAATCCTTTATTATTTTGAGCGATTTCCCTATTGCCTTTACGTTCTTAAACGGTTCCCAAGGTTGAGAATTAAAAGAATAAGCATAATTTAATCCCAACCGTTGTACTTTGGTAAGATTTTGTTCTATTTCAGGAGTGTGTTCTTTAGTTACGTTGGAAGAATAACTCAATGTAATATTTGCAGGGTCGTAAAATTGCGGTTTTTTACTTTTAATATTTATTTTTGCATTTGCCACATTGAAACTTTCTACGGTACGCACAATTTGAGTCAAATTCCGTAAAGAATCTTTTTCTGATTCCGTATCTAAATTATCCAATGCGTCTTTCAAAATAATATCTTCGTCAAGCGGATTATATTTTGGCGAATTTGTTTCGGTTGTATAAGCGTAGTAAGCAGGTATTTGTAATTTTGCTTTTTCAGGTAAAAATCTTCCCAAATCCAGCGCGGCAGCAAGGTTGGCTTGATAAAAATCATCTAAACGACGGTCCATAATATTGCTTTCGATGTTTCCGAATCCGGAAGTTTCCATTCTTCCCGAAACATTTACCGAACCTAAATCCGATAATCCCACATTTAGATTTGCCAGTGCAGCCCAGCCTCCATCTTCGTCAAATTCCGACATACGCAGTTCGTTTACCCAAATTTCGCCTGATTTTGTATTTGAACTGACATTACGCACACCAATCATAACATTTTCCACTTCCGAGATAGAAGGATTTCCAACCACCGTAACTTTATTGGTCGGTTTATCATTATCATACACTTCAAACGGAATGGCATAACCTACGCCGGTAGTGCCTCCCTTGCGTTCTTTATTACGTTTTAATTTCGCATCGGTAAGTACGGTAAATGGAAAATCGAACATATTTTCCGGAATCCAAACTTTTTCTCTATCGGCTAAATTACTTCCGGAGTATTGACCTTCAGGAGTTAATTTCAACGGAATTTCGTATTCGTAATAATTGTTCTTCATATCGGAACCCAGACGAATGAAGCAAGTAAGTTCACCGTCTTTCAAATTTTGCGCTTGCGCCGCAGCATCCAACATAGCTTCAGCGTGAACAAACATTTGTAAACGTTTGTATTTGCGCATATCAAACATCGTATTTTTATATACGGCACGCGCATCTTTTGGAGCTAAATCCGTCACTTTCAACACCATAGATTGTTCGTTTTGCTGTAACAACTGCGGTTGGCTTGGATCTGTCTCACGAGTTATACCCGGAGGAAGCACATAATTTACAGGAGTTTTACGTCCGTTTTCTTCAATATTTACTGCCAATACATCCAATTTACCATTTGTAGAAGGATTATTTCCAACAGTATATAATTCTTTTGTATATGTTTTCCATTCGCCCCGAACTAAATCGAGCGTACCTAAACGCAAATGTGTTTCTTTTTGAAATCCGGTTAAAAACATACGGATAAAACGAATGGATTTAAAATTGCGAATACCGCCAACAGGATCATCGTATTCACGCACCGGAATTTTAAATTGATACCAAGCAATATCTACTTTTTGACCGTTCTTCAGCGTTACTGTAGATACTAATTTATCCGTAATATGATTTTTCCCCACCACCATATCATTAGGGTGAATTGAAACTTTGTACTGATAATATTTTTCATATTCATTCAACGTGTTGTCTCCGTTAATATCTTCCACATCGGGTGTAAGCGTAGCTGTAGTTGAATAACTTTCCTTTGTGTCTTCTGTTGCAGGAGAATTTCC
The genomic region above belongs to uncultured Paludibacter sp. and contains:
- a CDS encoding conserved exported hypothetical protein (Evidence 4 : Unknown function but conserved in other organisms), producing MSLKNRIIPVLAALSVAASTAYGFVRSGQHMETTEIHEMPAPQDKTVAAEKDSTTRFPVDNKTTTTYEDLDKQYPMDLKDPENVKTVIEYDVKTGNYILRTKVGDTEVSTPYTMTPEEYRKYSEQEEINRYWRELNSNDKKNNEDKFSLTDMKFSLGPADKIFGPGGVQLKTSGQAELLFGFKSNFINNPALTERARRSNIPNFDQKIQLNVTGKVGDKVNFGMNYNTEASFDFDQKMIKLNYKGKEDDIIQNIEAGNVSMQLNSALITGSTALFGIKTDLQFGKLKISALASQQESQTQTVSSRGGVQTTSFEVNCDQYDANRHFFLSHYFRDHYEAAMSKLPLISSGITINRVEVWVTNKRGNFDEARNVVAFMDLAETDSIDKPDVWQKTAGASLPQNDANNLYGKVKSEDGIRNIQQTNDYLSTNYPTLSGGEDYEKIESARRLDPSEYTVNNTLGYISLRSMLNPDEVLAVAYEYTYGGKTYQVGEFSTDKGIEAPNALILKLLKSTTQSPKLKSWDLMMKNVYSIGAMQMQEEAFEMNVMYQNDSVGTELQYLQAGEISNQLLLRVMNLDNLDVKKTAHPDGKFDYIEGYTAQSSTGRVIFPVLEPFGSHLRKKIGNDVVASKYVYQELYDSTLVVAQEYSEKNKFRLVGKYKGSSNGSEIYLNAMNVPRGSVTVTAGGAVLKEGVDYTVDYTMGTVNIINQSILSSNTNIDVKLENQSMFSMQRKSLVGTHLEYEFSKNFTLGGTIMHLSEMPLTKKVNTGSEPLKNTIWGLNTAWRKESQWLTNALDKIPFVDVTQPSSIALNAEFAQLIPGHSNVISNQGLAYLDDFESTKTNIDIHYPYGWYLASTPALFDESKLSNNVDYGKNRALLAWYSVDPILNGDRRETPSNLRGNVESQSNLLTRAVRETELFPYKDLDPTRSSLLSILNLSYYPSERGPYNLDATGMNADGTLQNPDKRWGGIMRKLETTDFENANIEYIEFWMMEPFNKDNPDDVGGDLYFNLGDISEDILKDGKKFFENGMPVGTDKTQVEETVWGKVPATQSTVKAFDNTPENRKLQDVGLDGLTNEEEFLYPTYKDYVDEVRGKISPATLTAMQNNQFSPINDPSGDKYHFYRGSDYDEQQASILQRYKHYNGTEGNSPATEDTKESYSTTATLTPDVEDINGDNTLNEYEKYYQYKVSIHPNDMVVGKNHITDKLVSTVTLKNGQKVDIAWYQFKIPVREYDDPVGGIRNFKSIRFIRMFLTGFQKETHLRLGTLDLVRGEWKTYTKELYTVGNNPSTNGKLDVLAVNIEENGRKTPVNYVLPPGITRETDPSQPQLLQQNEQSMVLKVTDLAPKDARAVYKNTMFDMRKYKRLQMFVHAEAMLDAAAQAQNLKDGELTCFIRLGSDMKNNYYEYEIPLKLTPEGQYSGSNLADREKVWIPENMFDFPFTVLTDAKLKRNKERKGGTTGVGYAIPFEVYDNDKPTNKVTVVGNPSISEVENVMIGVRNVSSNTKSGEIWVNELRMSEFDEDGGWAALANLNVGLSDLGSVNVSGRMETSGFGNIESNIMDRRLDDFYQANLAAALDLGRFLPEKAKLQIPAYYAYTTETNSPKYNPLDEDIILKDALDNLDTESEKDSLRNLTQIVRTVESFNVANAKINIKSKKPQFYDPANITLSYSSNVTKEHTPEIEQNLTKVQRLGLNYAYSFNSQPWEPFKNVKAIGKSLKIIKDFNVYFLPTSLSYSTNLNRAFTKTKLRNFTLDGVASSPSEGLDTIGLSFSKDFTWNRQFDIQWNLTRGLRFGLTTVMNANIEESYYTPEIGEEYYTTWKNKVWESIKKMGTPYTYQQVFNASYEVPINKLPLLDWITANATYNSTYSWNRSAVLDNMPDVGNIASSMGNWSFDGNLNFETFYNKVKYLKDVNSRAQSASQPKRNFTPKKYSQTVNFEQNKTITINHQLGSRKFSITAKDKNGNTVAVPYKVKDDRSIEITPTANIEGVSINMTSRDPNERNAGQSITDFTTRFLMGLRRVSVTYRGTSSLVVPGFLNQPGLLGQQKVNGLFSPGLLFAFGWHDDNTLQQFIDKDWVYMGTDVVNPANEAKTSDLNIRVSIEPVPGLKIDLTAQRQTADNKVIQYMYEGMPTTFNGNFNITQIAIATAFDKIGTADENYYSRTFNKFLENRKIILSRLQNQMKDRHYPTTGFFAQGESGHSYAGTTYDETNGAFNENSPEVLIPAFLSAYTGRDPLTVTTNPFLSLLQMLPNWNINYNGLSNLEFFRDKFRSVSLTHAYTNRYTIGNYTSFSTWVPLNDDSNSQFGFIRDVQSDMPIPAMAYDISSVSMSESFSPLLGVNIAMKNNITTKVEYRKQRNLSLNLTSTQLIEADADEFVVGVGYIVNDFKLFLRSGSRKSSVKNDLKLNADVSYKDVKTLLRKVSENITQASSGNKLISIKCMADYVFSSKVNLQLYFDRQSTVPLISSTFPVSSTNFGISFKFMLTR